In one Methanobrevibacter arboriphilus genomic region, the following are encoded:
- a CDS encoding type I restriction-modification system subunit M — protein MNDYRNNLESDLLAMIDEFKEYIDLYDLKNYILGLIFYKYMSSKVELYLNKQFIQNNLKFDKANEIEDIKDDLKELTLENLGYFLEPRFLFSNIVKKANKNELILDDLEKALNEISNSSLGRESEEALIGIFEDVDLKSSKLGNKLEDKNELISKILIQLSKIDFKLENQDKNVIGDTYEYLISQFALSLDKTEEFYTPQQISKILAKIITLEKNKFEEEKFEEKKFKGDKLKNQKLKSVYDPTCNSGSLLLQVAKEIEVENFYGQELKSTAYNLARMNMILHNIQYSDFDIQQGDSLEKPMHKSMKFEAIVAKPPFQAKWSSDKKFLNDPRFSDYGKLAPKSKTDFAFIQHMIYHLDENGTMGIILPHGILFRGASEGKIRKYLVNDKNYLDTVIGLPANIFYKTIIPTVILVFKKHRENKDNILFIDASKNFKKVKNQNMLRDSDIDKIIEVYSKRVEIEKFSHIATIDEIRENDFNLNIPRYVDTFEEELIDSNKIINELKEIDNKIEAIDEEIKKYCDELGIETPIIK, from the coding sequence TTGAATGATTATAGAAACAATTTAGAATCTGATTTATTGGCTATGATTGATGAATTTAAGGAATATATAGATTTATATGATTTGAAAAATTATATTTTAGGGCTTATTTTTTATAAATATATGTCTAGTAAGGTAGAGTTATATTTGAATAAACAATTCATTCAAAATAATTTAAAATTTGACAAAGCAAATGAAATTGAAGATATAAAAGATGATTTAAAAGAATTAACTCTTGAAAATTTAGGCTACTTTTTAGAACCAAGATTCTTGTTTTCAAATATTGTTAAAAAAGCTAATAAAAATGAGCTAATATTAGATGATTTAGAAAAAGCATTGAATGAAATATCAAACTCATCATTAGGTCGGGAAAGTGAAGAAGCTTTAATAGGAATATTTGAAGATGTTGATCTTAAATCATCAAAACTTGGAAATAAATTAGAAGATAAAAACGAATTAATAAGTAAAATATTAATACAACTATCTAAAATCGACTTTAAACTAGAAAATCAAGATAAAAATGTGATTGGTGATACTTATGAATATTTAATCTCACAATTTGCATTATCCTTAGATAAAACAGAAGAGTTTTACACACCACAACAAATATCAAAGATACTAGCTAAAATAATTACTTTAGAGAAAAACAAGTTTGAAGAAGAAAAATTTGAAGAAAAGAAATTTAAAGGGGATAAACTTAAAAATCAGAAGCTTAAAAGTGTATATGATCCAACATGTAATTCAGGATCACTTTTACTTCAAGTAGCTAAAGAAATAGAAGTAGAAAACTTTTATGGGCAAGAATTAAAATCAACAGCATATAATTTAGCTAGAATGAATATGATTTTACATAATATACAATATAGCGATTTTGATATTCAACAAGGAGACTCACTTGAAAAACCAATGCATAAAAGTATGAAATTTGAAGCTATTGTTGCAAAACCACCATTTCAGGCTAAATGGAGCTCAGATAAAAAATTTCTTAATGATCCACGGTTTTCAGATTATGGAAAACTAGCACCAAAATCAAAAACAGATTTTGCATTTATACAACACATGATATATCATTTAGATGAAAATGGAACAATGGGAATAATCTTGCCTCATGGAATTCTCTTTAGAGGTGCATCTGAAGGAAAAATTAGAAAATATTTAGTAAATGATAAAAACTATTTAGATACAGTAATTGGACTTCCAGCTAATATATTCTATAAAACAATCATTCCAACAGTTATCTTAGTATTTAAAAAACATAGGGAAAATAAAGATAATATACTATTTATTGATGCATCTAAAAATTTTAAAAAGGTTAAAAATCAAAATATGCTTAGAGATAGTGATATTGATAAAATTATAGAAGTTTATAGTAAAAGAGTTGAAATTGAGAAATTCTCACATATAGCTACAATAGATGAAATTAGAGAAAATGATTTTAATTTAAATATTCCAAGATATGTTGATACTTTTGAAGAAGAATTAATTGATTCAAATAAAATTATAAATGAACTAAAAGAAATTGATAATAAAATTGAAGCTATTGATGAGGAAATAAAGA
- a CDS encoding VWA domain-containing protein: MRKSVFPFTAIVGQEKIKQALVLNAVNPSIGGVLIKGDRGTGKTTAVRALADLLPEIEVVDGDIFNSDEESYKEFELYKAIDKNKDDDVLLVKKPMRVIELPLGATEDRVVGSLDIEKALHEGIKALEPGLLAQANRNILYIDEINLLDDNLVDVLLDAAAFGVNTIEREGISISHPSKFILIGTMNPEEGELRGQLSDRIGLKISVSGINNIEDRIEIMKQIDDFEKDPKSFIAKYADAEDNLQKRIIMARKLLPSVSISDEYFEIIARLTRNLGVEGHRNDITILKTAKAIAAFNNHWKVTMDDLEESILLVLGEINECDNNQIQNQIQQAQNEMNQEKNSEDLDNDENSSQNQDSSNEEGDSNEDIQDDTYNKYAQDNDLKDDNGFDNSFDNFNNNVDNDLDNLDNEDNLDENDEDESDEENDEKNNDLDNPSNDDYNNENQIQGEVNDSDRIDDEYQMDYNENKSEKEINEFDLESLEKDIRKMLVMEGREKEKFYGSRVNSKSEKGKYVKSKYSPNVSNSDIAIDATIRAALKSKTSKNTELNKKNALKVDIKNEDIREKVRKHKARASVALVVDMSGSMLAEKKINKIRGILERIIKNVNRNRDKLTVIGFKGRDSEVIIPSTKRPSSFLDKLDKITVGGTTPMASGLEKAIEILKNENKKGEFIPMLILLSDGMPNVGLTDSYNKKVRGSPINDVLAMGEELAENKIYTIIIDFEKKHKHGRNINMELAFLSNGRYYDLEEIYNPDIAIDKILTYERNIL; the protein is encoded by the coding sequence ATGAGAAAGAGTGTTTTTCCGTTTACGGCTATTGTTGGTCAGGAGAAGATTAAGCAGGCTCTTGTTTTGAATGCTGTTAATCCTTCGATTGGTGGTGTTCTTATTAAAGGTGATCGTGGTACTGGTAAGACTACTGCTGTTAGGGCTTTGGCTGATCTTCTTCCTGAGATTGAGGTTGTTGATGGGGATATTTTTAATTCTGATGAAGAATCTTATAAAGAGTTTGAGCTTTATAAAGCTATTGATAAAAATAAGGATGATGATGTTCTTTTAGTTAAAAAGCCTATGCGTGTTATTGAGCTTCCTTTGGGTGCTACTGAGGATCGTGTGGTTGGTTCTCTTGATATTGAAAAGGCTCTTCATGAGGGTATTAAAGCTTTAGAGCCTGGTCTTCTTGCTCAAGCTAATCGTAATATTCTTTATATTGATGAGATTAATCTTTTGGATGATAATCTTGTTGATGTTTTATTAGATGCTGCTGCATTTGGTGTAAACACCATTGAGAGAGAGGGAATTTCAATCTCACACCCATCAAAGTTCATTCTAATTGGAACAATGAACCCCGAAGAAGGAGAACTACGAGGACAACTATCAGATCGAATAGGTTTAAAAATTTCTGTTTCTGGAATTAATAATATTGAAGATAGAATAGAAATTATGAAACAGATAGATGATTTTGAAAAAGATCCAAAAAGTTTCATAGCTAAATATGCAGATGCTGAAGATAACCTTCAAAAAAGAATAATCATGGCAAGAAAACTTCTTCCATCAGTTAGTATTAGTGATGAATATTTTGAAATAATAGCTAGATTAACAAGAAATCTTGGTGTTGAAGGTCATAGGAATGATATAACAATTCTTAAAACAGCTAAAGCAATAGCTGCATTTAACAATCATTGGAAAGTTACTATGGATGATCTTGAAGAAAGTATATTGCTTGTTTTAGGAGAAATTAATGAATGTGATAATAATCAAATTCAAAATCAGATTCAACAGGCTCAAAATGAAATGAATCAGGAAAAAAATAGTGAAGATTTAGATAATGATGAAAATTCTAGCCAAAATCAAGATTCCAGCAATGAAGAGGGTGATTCTAATGAAGATATTCAGGATGATACTTATAATAAATATGCTCAAGATAATGATTTAAAGGATGATAATGGCTTTGATAATAGCTTTGATAATTTTAATAATAATGTAGATAATGATCTTGATAATCTTGATAATGAGGACAATTTAGATGAAAATGATGAAGATGAATCTGATGAAGAGAATGATGAAAAAAATAATGATTTAGATAATCCTTCTAATGATGATTATAATAATGAAAATCAAATTCAAGGGGAAGTAAATGATTCAGATAGGATAGATGATGAATATCAGATGGATTATAATGAAAATAAGTCTGAAAAAGAAATAAATGAATTTGATTTAGAGTCTCTTGAAAAAGATATTCGTAAAATGCTTGTGATGGAAGGGCGTGAAAAAGAAAAGTTTTATGGATCAAGAGTTAATTCAAAAAGTGAAAAGGGGAAGTATGTAAAAAGTAAATATTCTCCTAATGTTTCAAATTCAGATATAGCTATTGATGCTACTATACGTGCAGCTCTAAAATCTAAAACATCTAAAAATACAGAATTAAATAAGAAAAATGCCTTAAAAGTAGATATAAAAAATGAAGATATTCGTGAAAAAGTTAGAAAACACAAAGCAAGAGCTAGTGTAGCTTTGGTAGTTGATATGAGTGGGTCAATGCTTGCTGAAAAGAAAATTAATAAGATTAGAGGGATTTTAGAAAGAATAATTAAGAATGTTAATAGAAATAGAGATAAATTAACAGTCATAGGTTTTAAAGGTAGGGATTCTGAAGTAATAATTCCAAGTACTAAACGTCCTAGTTCTTTTTTAGACAAGCTTGATAAGATCACAGTTGGAGGAACAACTCCAATGGCTTCAGGTCTTGAAAAAGCTATTGAAATACTTAAAAATGAGAATAAAAAAGGAGAATTTATTCCGATGTTAATATTGCTTTCAGATGGAATGCCTAATGTTGGTCTAACTGATAGTTATAATAAAAAGGTTAGAGGAAGTCCTATAAATGATGTTTTAGCTATGGGTGAAGAGTTAGCTGAAAATAAAATATATACTATTATCATTGATTTTGAAAAAAAACATAAACATGGAAGGAATATTAATATGGAGTTAGCATTTTTATCTAATGGTAGATATTATGATTTAGAAGAAATCTATAATCCTGACATTGCAATAGATAAGATTTTGACTTATGAAAGAAATATACTGTAA
- a CDS encoding ATP-binding protein, with protein MRKSVFPFTAIVGQEKIKQALVLNAVNPSIGGVLIKGDRGTGKTTAVRALADLLPEIEVVDGDIFNSDEESYKEFELYKAIDKNKDDDVLLVKKSMRVIELPLGATEDRVVGSLDIEKALHEGIKALEPGLLAQANRNILYIDEINLLDDNLVDVLLDAAAFGVNTIEREGISISHPSKFILIGTMNPEEGELRGQLSDRIGLEIEVEGISNIEDRIKIMKRRESFERDPLSFRAKFDEDQEELQNKIIKAKEILNDVVIDHVLLEVIARITLELSSEGHRSDISILKTAKTIASFNGNLTVDFDDLKEAISLVLGEDPLLNQRIQKIRNDIEKREKERENDLDKDSLSFSNDNLQEKIKEQLEDSLNEKLKKANQNHENQELDKAFNDSDNKDLDNIELGEGESKEKDFINTSDFEDKDESDSKLNQGEKLENFNEFNIDGKFDIKKY; from the coding sequence ATGAGAAAGAGTGTTTTTCCGTTTACGGCTATTGTTGGTCAGGAGAAGATTAAGCAGGCTCTTGTTTTGAATGCTGTTAATCCTTCGATTGGTGGTGTTCTTATTAAAGGTGATCGTGGTACTGGTAAGACTACTGCTGTTAGGGCTTTGGCTGATCTTCTTCCTGAGATTGAGGTTGTTGATGGGGATATTTTTAATTCTGATGAAGAATCTTATAAAGAGTTTGAGCTTTATAAAGCTATTGATAAAAATAAGGATGATGATGTTCTTTTAGTTAAAAAATCTATGCGTGTTATTGAGCTTCCTTTGGGTGCTACTGAGGATCGTGTGGTTGGTTCTCTTGATATTGAAAAGGCTCTTCATGAGGGTATTAAAGCTTTAGAGCCTGGTCTTCTTGCTCAAGCTAATCGTAATATTCTTTATATTGATGAGATTAATCTTTTGGATGATAATCTTGTTGATGTTTTATTAGATGCTGCTGCATTTGGTGTAAACACCATTGAAAGAGAGGGAATTTCAATCTCACACCCATCAAAGTTCATTCTAATTGGAACAATGAACCCCGAAGAAGGAGAACTACGAGGACAACTATCAGATCGAATTGGTCTCGAAATTGAAGTTGAGGGTATTTCAAACATTGAAGATAGAATAAAAATCATGAAAAGAAGAGAATCATTTGAAAGAGATCCTTTATCTTTTAGAGCTAAATTTGATGAGGATCAAGAGGAACTTCAAAATAAGATAATAAAAGCTAAGGAAATATTAAATGATGTAGTTATTGATCATGTTTTATTAGAGGTAATAGCTAGAATCACTTTAGAACTTTCATCGGAAGGACATAGAAGTGATATAAGTATTTTAAAAACAGCTAAAACAATTGCATCTTTTAATGGTAATTTAACTGTTGATTTTGATGATTTAAAAGAAGCTATTTCTCTTGTCCTTGGGGAAGATCCTCTACTCAATCAAAGGATTCAGAAAATTAGGAATGATATTGAAAAAAGAGAAAAAGAAAGGGAAAATGATTTAGATAAAGATAGTCTTTCTTTCAGCAATGATAATCTTCAAGAAAAAATCAAAGAACAATTAGAAGATTCATTAAATGAGAAATTAAAGAAAGCAAATCAAAATCATGAAAATCAAGAATTAGATAAGGCTTTTAATGATTCTGATAATAAAGATTTGGATAATATTGAATTAGGAGAGGGTGAATCTAAAGAAAAGGATTTCATTAATACTTCTGATTTTGAAGATAAAGATGAGTCTGATTCAAAACTTAATCAGGGTGAAAAATTAGAAAATTTTAATGAATTTAATATTGATGGGAAGTTTGATATAAAAAAATATTAA
- a CDS encoding vWA domain-containing protein, whose amino-acid sequence MKREKLYGKRVNSQSKKGKYVKSKISNNSEDVAIDATIRAAVLNSNIKSSNINNNSKFNKDTNLKINNDTNLKVNIKKEDLREKVRKHGAKLSIALIVDMSGSMISDEKLNRIKAILQKIILNVHVNKDKLAVIGFKGKDSEVIIPNTKRPNSFLNKLDSITVGGTTPMAAGLKKGLEVLKKDLNKEEYIPMLMILSDGVTNVSLERSNINSNVNKISKSLKYNNSSGKSKEYKSNKMIISNPIKDALTVGEEIAKYNIHTVIVNFEKEKNKGRSINKELVFITGGNFYDLEILGDKLSKDIFEVEGVDTNSMSFGSFKSDLSDMVLEKIIDYERDKI is encoded by the coding sequence GTGAAAAGAGAAAAACTTTATGGTAAACGGGTAAACTCACAAAGTAAAAAAGGAAAGTATGTTAAAAGTAAGATTTCTAATAATTCAGAGGATGTAGCTATTGATGCCACTATTCGTGCAGCTGTATTAAATTCTAATATAAAAAGTTCTAATATAAATAATAATTCCAAATTTAATAAAGATACTAATTTAAAAATTAATAATGATACAAATTTAAAAGTTAATATAAAAAAAGAGGATTTAAGAGAAAAAGTAAGAAAACATGGAGCTAAATTATCCATTGCATTAATTGTGGATATGAGTGGTTCTATGATTAGTGATGAAAAGCTTAATAGAATAAAAGCGATCTTACAAAAAATAATATTAAATGTTCATGTTAATAAGGATAAATTAGCTGTTATTGGATTTAAAGGTAAGGATTCAGAAGTTATTATTCCAAATACTAAAAGACCTAATTCTTTTTTAAATAAGCTTGATAGTATAACTGTTGGAGGAACTACTCCGATGGCTGCTGGACTTAAAAAAGGTTTAGAGGTTTTAAAAAAGGATCTCAATAAGGAAGAATATATTCCAATGCTTATGATATTATCTGATGGAGTAACTAATGTAAGTTTAGAAAGATCTAATATTAATTCTAATGTTAATAAAATATCTAAGTCTTTAAAATATAATAATTCTTCTGGAAAATCAAAGGAATATAAATCTAATAAAATGATTATAAGTAATCCTATTAAGGATGCTTTGACTGTTGGTGAAGAAATAGCTAAATATAATATTCATACAGTTATTGTTAATTTTGAAAAGGAAAAAAATAAGGGAAGAAGTATAAACAAAGAATTAGTTTTTATAACTGGTGGGAATTTTTATGATCTTGAAATTCTTGGTGATAAGTTATCCAAAGACATTTTTGAAGTAGAAGGTGTTGATACAAATTCAATGTCATTTGGTTCATTTAAAAGTGATTTATCTGATATGGTTTTAGAAAAAATAATAGACTATGAGAGAGATAAGATTTAA